One Bacteroidota bacterium genomic window carries:
- a CDS encoding SusC/RagA family TonB-linked outer membrane protein, which translates to MRPYLSFLIISILLFPVSQAMAQTFSLSGVVTDEGKQPLPGVTVVEVGTTRGVVTNLNGVYQIEISSPQAKVSFSFVGMETQLLAVENRNVIDVVLLPALYQVEEVVVTALGISKESKGLGYAATAVGNDALTGAGEKNMLNALQGKVAGVNITSASGAPGASSRILMRGISSLSGSNQPLFVVDGVPVNNTQTGTASINGGTDFGNKINDINLNDVESVTFLKGASGMALYGSRASNGVIIITTQKGKLKEAALVSYSGSVGFESPLRLVEYQNQYGQGIYGNSVLYENMSWGPRFDNRYRPWGHMVDETVRVKSYRALPNNVEEFFETGRSMSHSLSVSGGSEQTSYYLSYSNLQWDGIFPTDADRYKKHTFSLRGTQKVGKRASIGASVNYIRKQNSSVPTGQGESSVYNQVMQTPRDISLIEQQDLENPFNTIDNHYSLYTVNPYHILVNNGNQNTEDRVYGSLEFDLSLPAALQLKWRLGADISNENLEAYRAAVIPQGNNEFASVYDAGSRSRSSLVRQQINSDLILQWAKNLNNYDISLLGGQSVNQRSAGGFGTSVSSQQNEDFPHLSNSTVSPVSFESSSMVRNIGLYAAADFSYRSLVYLSLTARNEWSSTLPKQNNSYFFPGVNLGFIFTELLPGVHKRFPFGKIRASWARVGNDAPPYFVDPMYTQAAHSDGFGYFAFPTASGVNAYEAGAFIGNQQLKPEMTTEYEFGMDFRFFNNRLSIDAAWYHKQIDDLIWASPLATTSGYKYQMQNLGSMQNEGIETLLRVVPVQQKHFAWEIALNFTKNFNKLLSLNNELEQAELNALRVDGGQQIQWMAIPGQPVGVFQGRGPKYTTDGKMVVDNQGLPVADSELKTFGNSQYNYFGGITNTLSYKGLSLLVHFDVRMGGIMYSRTRDITLWAGTVPETLYNDRQPFIIPNSVYEVGRDALNEPIYAENTTPIDRVRLIDYWGNGGSQIDEASFIDKSFVKLREITFGYTLPAGSLNSIHIKNLYLGVSGKNLWLWTPAAQTYIDPELTTFGNDLGADFGEYGAQPSVRSINFIVKVDF; encoded by the coding sequence GTGAGGCCATACCTGTCATTTCTTATTATTAGTATTCTGCTTTTTCCTGTTTCTCAGGCAATGGCGCAGACATTTTCTTTGTCGGGTGTGGTTACCGATGAAGGAAAGCAGCCTCTGCCTGGTGTAACAGTGGTGGAGGTGGGCACTACGCGGGGCGTAGTAACAAACCTCAATGGGGTTTATCAGATTGAAATCAGTTCGCCACAAGCAAAAGTTTCCTTTAGTTTTGTGGGCATGGAAACCCAGCTTCTTGCTGTTGAGAACAGAAACGTTATCGATGTGGTGCTTTTACCAGCCCTTTACCAGGTTGAGGAAGTTGTGGTGACAGCACTGGGTATTTCGAAAGAATCAAAGGGTCTGGGTTATGCTGCTACCGCTGTGGGGAACGATGCGCTCACTGGTGCGGGTGAGAAAAACATGCTCAATGCCCTGCAAGGCAAGGTTGCGGGGGTCAATATTACTTCGGCTTCTGGCGCTCCCGGGGCTTCGTCGCGCATACTCATGCGTGGTATTTCTTCGCTTAGTGGAAGCAACCAACCTTTGTTCGTGGTCGATGGGGTGCCGGTGAACAACACTCAAACAGGCACGGCTTCCATCAATGGAGGAACTGATTTTGGCAACAAAATAAACGATATCAACCTAAACGATGTAGAGTCGGTAACCTTTCTCAAAGGAGCTTCGGGAATGGCTTTGTATGGTTCCAGAGCCTCCAACGGGGTGATAATCATTACTACCCAAAAGGGAAAGTTAAAAGAAGCTGCTCTGGTAAGCTATTCAGGCTCAGTAGGCTTTGAATCGCCTTTACGCTTAGTGGAATACCAAAACCAGTATGGACAAGGCATTTATGGCAACTCGGTATTGTACGAAAACATGAGCTGGGGTCCAAGGTTCGACAACCGATACAGGCCATGGGGTCATATGGTCGATGAAACGGTTCGTGTGAAATCGTACCGTGCTTTGCCTAACAATGTAGAGGAATTTTTCGAAACGGGCAGGAGCATGAGCCATTCACTCTCTGTTTCGGGCGGAAGCGAGCAGACCAGCTATTACCTTTCTTATTCCAACCTGCAATGGGATGGGATTTTCCCTACCGATGCCGATCGGTATAAAAAGCATACTTTTTCGCTTCGCGGCACACAAAAGGTGGGAAAGCGAGCCTCAATAGGGGCTTCGGTCAATTACATCCGAAAGCAGAACAGCTCTGTACCTACCGGACAGGGCGAATCGTCGGTATACAACCAAGTGATGCAAACACCGCGCGACATTAGCCTTATCGAGCAGCAAGACCTCGAAAATCCGTTTAATACCATAGACAACCATTATTCGCTCTATACGGTCAATCCCTATCACATTCTGGTTAACAACGGGAACCAGAATACCGAGGACCGTGTCTATGGAAGCCTTGAATTCGATCTTTCTCTTCCGGCTGCCTTGCAACTCAAGTGGAGGTTGGGCGCTGATATCAGCAACGAAAATCTCGAAGCATATCGTGCCGCTGTTATTCCTCAGGGCAACAATGAATTTGCTTCGGTGTACGACGCGGGTTCGCGCAGCCGTTCGAGTCTTGTCCGCCAGCAAATCAATAGCGACCTTATTCTTCAATGGGCAAAAAACCTCAACAATTATGATATTTCGCTCCTTGGGGGGCAGTCTGTTAACCAGCGCAGTGCAGGAGGTTTTGGTACTTCTGTCAGTTCTCAACAAAATGAAGACTTTCCGCATCTATCAAACAGCACAGTGAGTCCGGTGAGTTTTGAAAGTTCTTCGATGGTGCGCAACATTGGCTTGTATGCCGCTGCCGACTTTTCTTATCGTAGCTTAGTTTATCTTTCCTTAACAGCCAGAAATGAATGGAGCTCTACTTTGCCCAAACAAAATAATTCTTACTTCTTCCCCGGTGTAAACCTAGGGTTTATATTTACAGAACTCTTACCTGGTGTGCATAAAAGATTTCCTTTCGGAAAAATCCGGGCCAGCTGGGCCAGGGTCGGAAACGATGCGCCGCCTTATTTTGTCGATCCGATGTATACCCAGGCCGCACATTCCGATGGTTTTGGATATTTTGCCTTTCCGACGGCTTCAGGGGTGAACGCCTACGAAGCAGGTGCCTTTATCGGCAATCAGCAGTTAAAGCCCGAAATGACAACCGAATATGAGTTTGGCATGGATTTTCGTTTCTTCAATAACCGACTTTCTATCGATGCGGCATGGTACCACAAACAAATCGACGACCTGATTTGGGCTTCTCCTCTTGCCACCACCTCGGGTTACAAATACCAGATGCAAAACCTGGGCAGCATGCAAAACGAGGGTATCGAAACGCTTCTACGTGTGGTGCCTGTGCAACAAAAGCATTTTGCTTGGGAAATAGCCCTTAACTTCACAAAAAATTTCAACAAGCTTTTGTCGCTCAACAATGAGCTGGAGCAGGCTGAATTAAATGCGCTGCGTGTCGATGGCGGACAGCAGATTCAGTGGATGGCTATTCCGGGGCAGCCTGTTGGGGTATTTCAGGGACGCGGACCAAAGTATACAACCGATGGAAAAATGGTGGTCGATAACCAGGGGCTCCCGGTGGCCGACAGTGAATTGAAAACCTTTGGCAATTCGCAATACAATTATTTTGGAGGAATTACCAATACGCTTAGCTACAAAGGTCTAAGTTTACTGGTGCATTTCGATGTGCGCATGGGGGGCATTATGTATTCACGCACCCGCGACATCACTCTTTGGGCAGGTACGGTGCCCGAAACTCTTTACAACGACCGCCAGCCATTTATCATTCCCAACTCGGTGTATGAGGTTGGCAGAGATGCCTTGAATGAACCCATTTATGCAGAAAATACAACTCCCATCGATAGAGTCAGGCTGATAGATTATTGGGGAAATGGAGGTTCGCAAATTGATGAAGCATCTTTTATCGATAAATCGTTTGTAAAGCTTCGCGAGATAACTTTTGGTTACACTCTGCCTGCAGGTTCACTAAACAGCATTCATATTAAAAACTTGTATCTGGGTGTTTCCGGGAAGAACCTGTGGTTGTGGACACCGGCTGCTCAAACATACATCGATCCGGAGTTAACAACCTTTGGCAACGACCTTGGTGCCGACTTTGGAGAATATGGGGCTCAACCCTCGGTACGGAGTATTAATTTTATTGTAAAGGTGGATTTTTAA
- a CDS encoding SusD/RagB family nutrient-binding outer membrane lipoprotein has translation MIKTKQIFSTLFLVICLLSCENWLDVNQNPDAPLEVDYQQLLPAGTSSLAYVMGGRYQVLGALWSQHWTQSPGASQYSGIDAYNINSSTFDENQFGELYSGALVNLEKVRIGARAGGEFNYYLIATVLQCYTYQVLADLYNQIPFSEALKGGMGNTEPKYEAAEAIYDSLIARIDLALAQDFEKDDLLNPATDDLVFEGNMEQWVAFANSLKLRIFLRQSEVNPQKARDKIIELYASNPDFLDNSAALHIYTNESGRRNPLYETEYQVFGKNPNLILSATLYSFLIENRDFDRLDALFELPASGGEHKALVQGNFFAPDEPSGTNSSSFSKPVMRADAPVFLMSDAESYLLQAEAIVRYQVGTYQEARENYEKAITASYAMILNSTISNAGVIGLAQQFYRGVYAFPAEGNETDEYLQAIAIQKWLSLSGIQNLETFFESNRTGYPTKSSVPAENTAYIPGELTLSVNNATSGRFPRRLVFPESEYANNRNTPAKKEVWEPVWWDVLNN, from the coding sequence TTGATAAAAACAAAACAAATATTTTCTACCCTTTTCTTGGTTATCTGCCTGCTCTCCTGCGAAAACTGGCTGGATGTCAATCAGAATCCTGATGCTCCCCTGGAGGTAGATTACCAGCAATTGCTTCCTGCCGGTACCTCCAGCCTTGCCTATGTCATGGGCGGCCGCTACCAGGTGCTTGGGGCGCTTTGGTCGCAGCACTGGACCCAATCGCCCGGTGCCTCACAATACAGCGGCATTGATGCCTACAACATCAACAGCAGCACCTTTGACGAAAACCAGTTTGGAGAACTTTATTCCGGGGCGCTGGTGAACCTTGAGAAAGTGCGCATTGGTGCCAGGGCCGGTGGCGAATTCAATTATTACCTGATTGCAACCGTGCTCCAATGTTATACCTACCAGGTATTGGCCGATTTGTACAACCAGATCCCTTTTTCCGAAGCTTTAAAAGGAGGCATGGGCAATACAGAACCGAAATACGAAGCAGCCGAAGCCATTTATGACAGCCTGATTGCCCGCATTGATCTTGCACTTGCACAGGATTTCGAAAAGGATGATCTGTTAAATCCAGCTACAGACGACCTGGTGTTTGAAGGCAATATGGAACAATGGGTCGCTTTTGCAAACAGCCTGAAGCTTCGTATTTTCCTGCGTCAGTCGGAAGTGAACCCACAAAAGGCGCGCGACAAGATTATTGAACTGTATGCCTCGAACCCCGATTTTTTGGACAATAGCGCTGCACTGCACATCTATACGAACGAATCAGGAAGAAGAAACCCTCTTTACGAAACAGAATACCAAGTGTTTGGTAAAAATCCTAACCTTATTTTAAGTGCTACTCTTTATAGCTTCTTAATCGAAAATCGCGATTTTGACAGACTAGATGCTTTGTTTGAATTGCCTGCTTCGGGGGGTGAGCACAAGGCCCTGGTGCAAGGTAACTTTTTTGCACCCGATGAACCCTCGGGGACGAATAGTTCGTCTTTTTCAAAACCCGTTATGCGGGCCGATGCGCCGGTATTTTTAATGAGCGATGCAGAGTCCTACCTGCTTCAGGCAGAAGCCATTGTCCGCTATCAGGTGGGAACCTATCAGGAGGCAAGGGAAAATTATGAAAAAGCCATTACAGCTTCCTATGCAATGATACTTAACAGCACCATTTCGAATGCCGGAGTTATCGGCCTGGCTCAGCAGTTTTACCGGGGTGTTTATGCCTTTCCTGCTGAAGGGAATGAAACCGATGAATATTTACAGGCCATCGCCATTCAAAAATGGCTTTCCCTGTCGGGTATTCAGAATTTAGAGACTTTTTTTGAATCGAACCGTACAGGATATCCGACGAAAAGTAGTGTGCCTGCAGAAAATACTGCCTATATTCCGGGTGAGCTTACCCTGTCGGTAAACAACGCAACCAGTGGTCGGTTTCCGCGAAGGCTGGTTTTTCCCGAATCGGAATATGCCAACAACAGAAATACTCCTGCAAAAAAAGAGGTGTGGGAACCTGTCTGGTGGGATGTTTTAAACAACTAA
- a CDS encoding DUF5011 domain-containing protein: MKRQERHRTIQSALVIGSSLLHKAWLFLLLVFIIVACEPWNETADVSHVSEFPEFELEGEGFESFVTEDSAEYTDKGARAFANDMELLVYSQGRVDLSIPGVYTIQYFAQNEDGIWGTAERIVAVTYQDVTANDLSGHYTSSGFGQEAEMKLVKTHPQGLYTCNDIMGYPDAEMKGKLVDLGNHTLVLVHGEGDFGSWADREGEYTLSSLAWTLALLDEPYQGVEVDIVWQKKLD, encoded by the coding sequence ATGAAAAGACAAGAAAGACATAGAACAATACAATCAGCCTTGGTAATTGGCTCAAGTTTGCTTCATAAAGCCTGGTTGTTTCTTTTGCTTGTATTCATCATTGTGGCCTGTGAACCCTGGAATGAAACAGCCGATGTTTCGCATGTTTCGGAATTTCCTGAATTTGAATTGGAAGGTGAAGGCTTTGAGTCGTTTGTGACTGAAGATTCGGCCGAATATACCGATAAAGGTGCCAGAGCATTTGCGAATGACATGGAATTGTTGGTTTATTCACAGGGTAGGGTAGATTTAAGCATCCCTGGAGTGTATACCATCCAGTACTTTGCCCAGAACGAAGATGGTATTTGGGGAACTGCAGAGCGCATTGTGGCGGTAACTTATCAAGATGTAACAGCCAACGATTTATCCGGTCATTATACCAGCTCTGGTTTTGGGCAAGAGGCTGAGATGAAGCTTGTAAAAACGCATCCACAGGGGCTTTATACCTGCAATGACATAATGGGATACCCCGATGCAGAGATGAAAGGAAAGCTTGTTGATTTGGGCAACCATACCCTGGTGCTGGTGCATGGTGAGGGCGATTTTGGCTCCTGGGCCGATCGCGAAGGAGAATATACCCTCAGCTCACTGGCCTGGACGCTTGCTTTGCTCGATGAACCTTACCAGGGGGTTGAAGTGGACATTGTGTGGCAAAAGAAGTTGGATTAA